The sequence AGAAGCATCGCTCCAGCGGAAAACCTCAACAGCCATGGTGTTTTCTCCGGGAACCAAATATTTGGTGATATTGAACTCGGCAGGTGTTTTGCTATCTTCGCTGTAACCCACGTATTGTTCGTTCACCCACAAATTCATATTCGATGAAACCGCGCCAAAATGTGCGATGATATCGCTACCGTCCCATTCGGCAGGAACTTCGAAAGTACGTTTATACGATCCAACCGGGTTGTAATCTTTCTGGATCAGCGGTGGAGTTCTGTCGTGCGGGTATTTTACGTTGGTGTAAATCGGGTAATCAAAACCAACTACTTCCCAGTTGGCGGGCACCTGAATTTCATCCCATTCGCGGGTATCAAAATCGTTTTTGAAAAACCAGAACGGACGTTCCGACGGATTTTGCGCCAGGTGAAACTGCCATGTTCCGTTCAGTGATTTTAGCAGTGGCGATTGCCATTTGTCTTCGGTTCGAGCTTGTTCTGCCGATGCAAATGGAATAAAGTGGGCATGTGGCTCCGCTTTGTTTACCTGGTAAATTTCAGGGTCTTCCCAGGGTTTTGGACTGGGTTCATCGAACGGTACATTGGAGTAGTCGGTGTAATTGTTACACGAAATCAATCCAATCAGTGCGATGGAAAAAAATGTTAGTGTCAAATAAACTTTTTTTATCATGGTAGTGGAATTAAATGTTTTCTAATTAAAGAGACAACAAATTTAAGTTTTGTACCTACTTTTCTTTGTAACAAAACAGTCAAAAATGTATAACAAAACGGGCAAAACCTGTATAGATACATTTTAAAAGACGAATTTTGTGAATTCTGATTGAATAGATAGTTGTTTAGAACCAAAAATTGGCACCTTGTTTTACCGCTTTCTCGTACTTTTCTTTGTTAAAAAGATAAAGGAACGGACGTTTATGCGAAACGCCTTCTTTTCGCTCTTCCAGCCTTTCGTAAATTCCCCAGCTCAACATTTTTCGCTGAAAGTTACTTCTGGTAAGTGGTCGGTCTAAAATGATTTCATAAATACGCTGAAGATCAGGCATTGTAAATTTTTCTGGCAACAAGTTGTAGCCGATTGGTTGTATAAAAAGTTCTTTGCGAAGGGCATCCAAAGCTTCGTCAATAATTAAGTTATGATCGAACATTAATTCGGGGACATCGCTAATATCTATCCACTCGTTTGTGTTGTTCATATCTCCTCTTGTAGGGTGTACGGTATTAAAATTCACCAAAGCAAAATAACCTACTGTAAATACCCTGTCCGGAATATCCATATCTTCAGGTGGCTTGTATGAATTGTCGTTGAGTTGCTCAAAAGCTGTTGAATAAGAAAACCGGTCTGGTTCGCTAAACAAGTGGAATTGTTTAAGAAAAATATTTTCAAGGCCGGTAGTTTCTTTCAATACCCGGTTGGCTGCATCGTCGGCATTCTCATTCTTTAAAATTACACCACCGGGTATCAATTTCTTTAAACGGGTGTCGAAAGTGGTGAGAAGAACTTTCAGTTTATTTTCTGATACCGAGAAAATAACGGGATTGACACCTACTGTTAAGCTGGCATTTTTGAGGTAATCGGAATAGATGAACTTTTTAATGGCAGTCATAATTAACGTTAAATTCTCATTGTATCATATCGATACAAAGAAAAATATTTTTTACTTTGTCATACACAAAAAAAGCAACTTTATTTAAATCTCTAAAGTTTGCTGTGTAATGTAAAGTATTCTTCGGGATATATTTTGATATATCCCTTTTCCATACAAGAATAGAAAACCCGTATACTGATCATATACGGGTTTGTTTTATATCGTATTTATGTATTCCGGTTATTACGAAAAAAGCTTTGCCACTTTTTCTGTTACTTCTTCTTCGTTCGGGTTGATATCAAAAACGATTTCAGGTTTTAAATAGAAAAGATCATTCTCAGCTTTGAATTTCTCTTCACCGCCGCCTGTAATGTTAAGCATTATCAGGTCATCTTTTTTAACCGTACCGTCTTTAACCGCCTCAATGAGTGTTGCCGTTGCAATGGCCGATGCCGGGTGAATGTCGTTTCCTTCAGTTTTCAGGAAAAGCTCTCCTGCATGAGCAGCTTGTTCATTACTTGCCAGCAATACTTCGCCGCCAGCATCTTTCATGGCGTCGTACAATCCTCCTGCAATCGGATAAGGTGGTTTCCGGTTCGATAACACTTTTGCTACAATCGCTTCTACCTGCTCGCGGGCCAGGTTATCATCCAACGAAAGCATTGCGCGCGAATCAGCTTTCCATGCATCGTGGATTGGCGTAAACGGCGTGTTCTGCGAAACCATAAGTTTCATTTTTTTGTTGCCGAATCTTCCATCCTCAATTAAACGTAAATTGGCTTCCCAGGCTGCAATTGCACCTGTTCCGCTACCAATTGCCTGAAAGTAATAATCAGGAATTTCGCCAATGGTTGTGGTTGCCGAAAGCATTGTAGTTGCCATTCCATCGCGGCGTGCAACGTTTTTGGCACCCCCTTCAGCAACAAAACCTTCCATTCCTGCTACAATATTCGACAGGTGAATAGCATCGAAATAGTCGCTGCCCGACTTGCTGCAAATAAGTTTCACGCAATCGTTAATCGGGGCATCAAACCACAGTGCGTTGATGTTATCTTCCGGAACACAAATCAGTAGCGGTATATTATTTTCAGAGCAAACTCTCGCAAAGGCACGCGATGTATTTCCGGCAGAAGCAACCACCAAAACCTGGTTCATATCTTCTGTCATACGTCCGCCAACCGAGTAAGCTTCAGTTTCTTTAAACGAGGCCGTTTTCATGTTTGTGCCTTTTTCGGGCCAGTAGCCGCTAAAGGTGATCCAAAGATTTTCGAGCCCCAGTTCTTTTGCCAAACCTTCACTTTTGTAGGTCACCGGTGCCGACGATCCTTCAAGCATTCTGCCAATTGGCAACCAGTCGGCAAATTTGTACAAGCCCCACGAATCGTCTTTTACGTCAATTTGTTTTTTATCGTAAATAGCACGAATTAATGTTGGTTCGGCTTCACCCGGAGCATCCAGCATCCAGCCTTCATCCTTAAACTCCTTACCTGTTTTAAACGATTTCAGGATGTATTTTGTGGGCGAAAAATCTTTGCTCATTCTGCGTCTGTTTTTATTTTAAGAAGGACAAATGTAGAAAATGCAGACATAAAACAAGCGAATTTTCTTAAATCTTAAAACAAGGATTATAAACTTATTGGTAACTTTAAGCGATTCAACAAAACCTAAAACTATGAAAAAACTATTGCTGGTTCTTTACTTTTTAGTAATTGGCAGTCTCTTCTTGAATGCCAAAATCAAACCAACACAACTTACTTGCGAATACCTTAAAAACCCATCTGTCGTTGATGTGCTGAAGCCTCGAATGGCCTGGATAAATGTGGCCGGCAACGATGAAAGAGGGCAGTTTCAAACGGCCTTTCAAATTCGGGTGGCAACCACAAAAGACAAGCTTGAAAATCCTGATTTATGGGATAGTGAAAAGGTTGAAAGTAATGCCTCGACACGCGTTGAGTACGACGGCGATAAATTAGTTTCCCGTCAGGATTGCTGGTGGCAGGTGCGTGTTTGGGATAAAAACGGTGAAGTTTCGGAATGGAGCGAGCCTGCATTCTGGCACATGGGATTGTTAAATGAAAACGATTGGCAGGCAAAATGGATTGGCGCACCATGGCAGGGCGAGGAAGCTTTACCAAAACCTGCCCGAAATCTTGGAGGAGACGGTAACCGACTGCAGGAATCTCCACCTCCTGCACCCCTGTTTCGGAAAGAATTTAACGCTCCAAAACAAGTTGAAAAAGCTGTGGCTTATGTAACCGGACTGGGTTATTTCGAAATGTACCTGAACGGAAATAAAGTTGGCGACGATGTGTTGGTGCCCAATCAAACCAATTACGGAAAACGCCCCGGACTTTCGGAGGAGTTTATTCCTGTTGATGACAATTTCAGAGAGTACAAAGTGATGTACCTGGCTTATGATATTTCGGATCAAATGGTTTCTGGAGCGAACACTTTTGGGGCAATTCTTGGAAATGGATTTTATAATCCGGCCAAACACTGGGATTTGGGTTATGGATCGCCTCGATTGTTGATGCAGGTTCATGTAGCCTACACCGACGGAACTGAGGATGTAATTGTGAGCGATGAGAGTTGGAAGGTTTCAAAAAGCCCAATTTTAATGGACATGGTATTTTACGGTGAACACTATGATGCTCGTTTGGAACAAGACGGTTGGTGTTCGGCTGGTTTTGACGACTCAACTTGGGAAAATGCGGTTTTAAGAAAAGCACCCGAAGGAAAGTTGATGGCGCACACTGCTCATCCCGACAAAGTTTATGAAA comes from uncultured Draconibacterium sp. and encodes:
- a CDS encoding cysteate synthase, whose protein sequence is MSKDFSPTKYILKSFKTGKEFKDEGWMLDAPGEAEPTLIRAIYDKKQIDVKDDSWGLYKFADWLPIGRMLEGSSAPVTYKSEGLAKELGLENLWITFSGYWPEKGTNMKTASFKETEAYSVGGRMTEDMNQVLVVASAGNTSRAFARVCSENNIPLLICVPEDNINALWFDAPINDCVKLICSKSGSDYFDAIHLSNIVAGMEGFVAEGGAKNVARRDGMATTMLSATTTIGEIPDYYFQAIGSGTGAIAAWEANLRLIEDGRFGNKKMKLMVSQNTPFTPIHDAWKADSRAMLSLDDNLAREQVEAIVAKVLSNRKPPYPIAGGLYDAMKDAGGEVLLASNEQAAHAGELFLKTEGNDIHPASAIATATLIEAVKDGTVKKDDLIMLNITGGGEEKFKAENDLFYLKPEIVFDINPNEEEVTEKVAKLFS
- a CDS encoding NUDIX domain-containing protein — protein: MTAIKKFIYSDYLKNASLTVGVNPVIFSVSENKLKVLLTTFDTRLKKLIPGGVILKNENADDAANRVLKETTGLENIFLKQFHLFSEPDRFSYSTAFEQLNDNSYKPPEDMDIPDRVFTVGYFALVNFNTVHPTRGDMNNTNEWIDISDVPELMFDHNLIIDEALDALRKELFIQPIGYNLLPEKFTMPDLQRIYEIILDRPLTRSNFQRKMLSWGIYERLEERKEGVSHKRPFLYLFNKEKYEKAVKQGANFWF